In Taeniopygia guttata chromosome 2, bTaeGut7.mat, whole genome shotgun sequence, one genomic interval encodes:
- the SDCBP gene encoding syntenin-1 — protein MSLYPSLEDLKVDKVIQAQTAFSSNPANPAILSEASAPIPCDGGLYPRLYPELSQYMGLSLNEEEVQRNLAVAAAAEPQGQLVTRPSTNYMVAPVTGNDIGIRRAEIKQGIREAILCKDQDGRIGLRLKSVDNGIFVQLVQANSPASLAGLRFGDQVLQINGENCAGWSSDKAHKVLKQASAERISMIIRDRPFERIITMHKDSTGHVGFIFKNGKITSIVKDSSAARNGLLTEHNICEINGQNVIGLKDSQVADILATAGNVVTITVMPSSIYDYIIKRMATSIMKSLMDHSIPEV, from the exons ATGTCTCTCTATCCTTCCCTAGAAGATCTGAAGGTGGACAAAGTTATTCAG gCTCAGACTGCCTTTTCTTCAAATCCAGCTAATCCAGCAATCTTGTCTGAAGCTTCTGCTCCAATTCCTTGTGATGGAG GCTTGTACCCCAGATTGTATCCAGAACTTTCTCAGTATATGGGCCTGAGCCTCAATGAGGAAGAGGTGCAGAGAAACTtagcagtggcagcagctgctgagccacAGGGT cAACTGGTAACACGACCTTCTACTAATTACATGGTAGCTCCAGTGACTGGAAATGATATTGGAATTCGCAGAGCAGAAATTAAGCAAGGCATCCGTGAAGCAATTCTGTGTAAAGATCAAGATGGCAGAATTGGACTTCGCCTTAAGTCTGTTGATAAT GGCATATTTGTCCAGTTAGTTCAGGCAAACTCTCCAGCATCCCTTGCTGGTCTGCGGTTTGGGGACCAAGTTCTGCAGATCAATGGTGAAAACTGTGCAGGATGGAGTTCTGATAAAGCACATAAAGTTCTGAAACAGGCTTCTGCAGAAAGGATTTCAATGATCATTCGGGACAG ACCTTTTGAACGAATTATTACCATGCATAAGGACAGCACAGGACATGTTGGTTTCATATTCAAGAATGGAAAAATAACCTCAATAGTGAaagacagctctgctgcaagAAATGGCCTTCTGACGGAGCACAACATCTGTGAAATTAATGGCCAGAATGTAATTGGGTTGAAG GACTCGCAGGTTGCAGACATCTTGGCAACAGCTGGAAACGTAGTGACCATCACTGTCATGCCTTCCAGTATTTATGACTATATAATAAAGAG gATGGCAACTAGCATCATGAAGAGCCTGATGGATCACTCTATTCCTGAAGTCTAA